In Zobellia roscoffensis, the following are encoded in one genomic region:
- a CDS encoding DoxX family protein produces the protein MNYSWHLYVMGIIYVMAGIMHFIKPKAYMRIMPQYLPNHKLLVLLSGLAEIVLGVGVCFSPTKNYAIYGLILMLAVFLLVHFYMLSSIKASAGFPKWLLLLRLPLQFVLIYWAYSYL, from the coding sequence ATGAATTATTCGTGGCATCTATACGTAATGGGTATAATTTACGTAATGGCAGGTATCATGCATTTTATTAAGCCTAAGGCCTATATGAGGATTATGCCTCAATATTTACCCAATCATAAGCTATTGGTACTACTTAGTGGTCTAGCGGAAATTGTTTTAGGAGTTGGCGTTTGTTTTTCACCCACAAAAAACTATGCTATTTATGGTCTTATACTCATGTTAGCCGTTTTCCTGTTAGTGCATTTTTATATGCTTTCAAGTATAAAGGCTTCTGCAGGTTTTCCTAAATGGTTGTTACTTTTGAGACTACCTTTGCAATTTGTCCTAATATATTGGGCCTATTCTTATTTATGA